One stretch of Miscanthus floridulus cultivar M001 chromosome 18, ASM1932011v1, whole genome shotgun sequence DNA includes these proteins:
- the LOC136519424 gene encoding uncharacterized protein: MATADGVLLHCAAYRRCLAVSPDPALPGRSAFQHPYGVPLQDDVSWEADMAGEWGIGISSSSSEVRANGKYTRKTFHAQLLTLLPMIEYVQAETLECLNQLARRMLMFGGWLVFQLSLALANNLHEDYLAITLCMPSCLPVAADPSGYRPASQRTSHVLAQPCRQVRPFQGLFGRTGKYCSG, translated from the exons ATGGCCACGGCGGATGGCGTCCTCCTCCACTGCGCTGCCTACAGACGGTGCCTGGCGGTCTCGCCTGACCCGGCGCTGCCTGGCCGCAGCGCCTTCCAGCACCCCTACGGGGTGCCGCTGCAGGACGACGTCTCCTGGGAGGCCGATATGGCTGGGGAATGGGGAATTGGaatctcgtcctcctcctccgagGTCCGAGCCAACGGCAAGTACACCCGCAAGACCTTCCACGCCCAACTCCT GACGTTGCTGCCAATGATCGAGTACGTGCAGGCGGAAACTCTCGAGTGCTTGAACCAGCTCGCTAGGAGAATGCTCATGTTCGGCGGCTGGTTAGTGTTCCAACTGAGCCTCGCCTTGGCGAACAACCTGCATGAAGACTACTTGGCCATCACGCTGTGCATGCCGAGCTGCCTCCCAGTAGCAGCTGATCCCTCTGGTTACCGACCTGCCTCACAGCGAACTTCCCATGTTCTTGCACAACCGTGTCGCCAGGTGAGACCTTTCcagggcctgttcggcaggactggaaaatactgttccggctga